From one Formosa sediminum genomic stretch:
- a CDS encoding MFS transporter, giving the protein MKNISNFGIFTVLLISSLTIMVGTVIAPSLGSIVTQLNFKFSPGLLITLPALGVVVFAPFVGKLLGKLGPIKMLYLGLIPYALIGVSGGFITNDYLLIANRFLLGGATVMLQVSITSFIAEVFHGPERMKLIAWQGMSIELGGVIFLSIGGVLGQWYWQYPFYIYLMALVCLVLAYKTLSNVKRTNTSTDESQIQKQENKPKVKLVFYASMAAMVLFFVSFVSLPLYLPKAFDFSDSYTGYYMAFISLIAIITASQMPKVVGKLGDGNTVTLGFSCFTVGYILLSVFSSVPLLIGVAIFIGIGFGFTIPLLNHMMIEASSSKTLGKNLGLYSMGVFGGQFLSTFIEYMSDNYAVIYGCAAALALLLGLILLFSFKKVEAN; this is encoded by the coding sequence ATGAAAAATATATCTAACTTCGGAATTTTTACCGTCTTATTAATTAGCAGTTTAACCATTATGGTTGGAACTGTAATAGCACCGTCGCTAGGGAGTATAGTGACGCAGTTAAATTTTAAATTTTCTCCAGGATTATTAATTACTTTACCAGCTTTGGGTGTTGTTGTTTTTGCACCATTTGTAGGGAAGCTTTTAGGTAAATTAGGCCCCATAAAGATGTTGTATTTGGGGTTAATACCGTATGCCCTTATAGGAGTATCTGGTGGATTTATAACCAATGACTACCTCTTAATAGCCAATCGTTTTTTATTAGGAGGAGCAACAGTGATGTTACAAGTATCTATAACTTCGTTTATTGCAGAAGTGTTTCACGGACCGGAACGTATGAAATTAATTGCTTGGCAAGGCATGTCTATAGAGTTAGGAGGAGTTATCTTTTTATCTATAGGAGGCGTTTTAGGCCAATGGTATTGGCAGTATCCGTTTTATATCTATCTTATGGCTTTAGTTTGTCTTGTTTTGGCTTATAAAACCTTAAGCAATGTAAAAAGAACTAATACATCTACAGATGAAAGCCAAATACAAAAACAAGAGAATAAACCAAAAGTAAAATTAGTGTTTTATGCTTCTATGGCTGCTATGGTGTTGTTTTTTGTGAGTTTTGTGTCTTTACCTTTATATCTTCCAAAAGCATTTGATTTCAGCGATTCTTATACAGGATACTATATGGCATTTATTTCTTTAATTGCCATTATTACTGCTAGCCAAATGCCTAAAGTAGTAGGGAAACTAGGCGATGGCAATACTGTAACACTTGGCTTTTCTTGTTTTACTGTAGGTTATATACTGTTGTCTGTGTTTTCAAGTGTGCCTTTATTAATAGGTGTAGCTATTTTTATAGGTATTGGTTTTGGCTTCACCATTCCGTTATTAAACCATATGATGATTGAAGCGAGCTCAAGTAAAACACTTGGTAAAAATTTAGGCTTGTATTCAATGGGTGTTTTTGGGGGGCAGTTTTTGTCTACATTTATAGAATATATGTCTGATAATTATGCTGTAATTTACGGTTGTGCAGCTGCATTAGCATTGCTTTTAGGCCTTATATTGCTATTTTCCTTTAAAAAAGTAGAAGCCAATTAA
- a CDS encoding YhdH/YhfP family quinone oxidoreductase has product MIEVNSTFKAFRVEETDNNYTCAIKDMAFSPLEEHELLIKVQYSSLNYKDALSATGNKGVTRNFPHTPGIDAVGIIEQTTDSNWSVGESVIVTSYDLGMNTDGGFAEYIKVPSAWAVKCPKHLSLKEAMIYGTAGLTAGMSVLKLIALVKPEDGKIVVSGATGGVGSLSVSILSKLGYDVVAITGKASEQDFLLQLGAKEILLREDAEQMANKPLLKPLFAGGIDTVGGQILENIIKTTQPMGAITCCGNVASPKLELTVFPFILRGITLIGIDSQNAKMADRIKVWEKLATTWKPEQLGSTAHEINLEELNAHIQRMLKGELKGRTLIKLTA; this is encoded by the coding sequence ATGATAGAAGTCAATTCAACATTTAAAGCATTTAGAGTAGAAGAAACAGATAACAATTATACTTGCGCTATTAAAGACATGGCATTTAGTCCTTTAGAAGAACATGAACTCTTAATAAAGGTACAATATAGTTCCTTAAATTATAAAGATGCTTTATCGGCTACCGGAAATAAAGGTGTTACTAGAAATTTTCCACATACTCCTGGTATTGACGCTGTAGGTATTATAGAACAAACTACAGACTCTAATTGGAGTGTTGGAGAGTCTGTAATCGTTACAAGTTACGATTTGGGTATGAATACTGATGGAGGATTTGCAGAATATATTAAAGTTCCTTCCGCTTGGGCCGTAAAATGTCCTAAGCACCTAAGTTTAAAAGAGGCCATGATTTATGGTACGGCAGGATTAACGGCAGGAATGTCTGTCTTAAAACTTATTGCGCTTGTTAAACCTGAAGATGGCAAAATAGTTGTCTCTGGTGCCACTGGAGGTGTGGGTAGCTTAAGTGTATCTATTTTAAGTAAATTAGGATATGATGTTGTTGCGATTACAGGAAAAGCATCTGAGCAAGACTTTTTATTACAGTTAGGAGCAAAAGAAATTCTATTACGAGAAGATGCAGAACAGATGGCAAACAAACCATTATTAAAACCTTTATTTGCAGGAGGAATTGATACGGTTGGAGGTCAGATTTTAGAAAATATTATAAAAACAACTCAACCCATGGGAGCTATTACATGTTGCGGAAACGTGGCTTCTCCGAAATTAGAATTAACCGTATTCCCATTTATTTTAAGAGGAATAACTTTAATTGGCATTGACTCTCAAAATGCTAAAATGGCAGACCGTATAAAAGTCTGGGAAAAACTGGCTACAACATGGAAACCAGAACAATTAGGAAGCACTGCTCATGAAATTAACCTTGAAGAGTTAAACGCACATATACAACGTATGCTTAAAGGTGAATTAAAAGGAAGAACACTTATAAAGCTTACAGCCTAA
- a CDS encoding helix-turn-helix domain-containing protein yields MHNSSWTHKIKISKGHYNESDMLSENAFGIYFEFLDEANLIVSFKPLNDKFPVLTKDNNEAVLLNFEREFIEEDDIEYALEIMMLFNNSKRLVVKGTDKTEKIHAVIHMITAELSLETPSYIILKTVLKVLMLHLIRFQNNAFIDQDLNQKRVFQFLKLMEISFLKETKTEYYAAEMGISEKRLNQILKSKLNVTAKQIIQQRQITEAKRRLVKSEITIKELAYVLGFDSISSFSRFFKKFVKVNPSQYRIEHT; encoded by the coding sequence ATGCATAATAGTAGTTGGACACATAAAATTAAAATTTCTAAAGGCCATTATAACGAATCGGACATGTTATCGGAAAACGCATTCGGAATTTATTTTGAGTTTTTAGATGAAGCAAATTTAATAGTTAGTTTTAAACCCCTAAATGATAAGTTTCCTGTTTTAACTAAGGACAATAATGAAGCTGTATTGCTTAATTTTGAACGAGAATTTATAGAAGAAGACGACATAGAATATGCTTTAGAAATTATGATGTTGTTTAATAATTCTAAACGTCTAGTTGTTAAAGGGACTGATAAAACTGAAAAAATTCATGCTGTGATACATATGATTACAGCAGAATTATCTCTTGAAACACCGTCTTATATTATTCTAAAAACAGTATTAAAAGTTTTAATGCTACACTTAATTCGTTTTCAAAATAATGCGTTTATCGATCAAGATTTAAATCAGAAACGGGTCTTTCAATTTTTAAAACTTATGGAAATTTCTTTTTTAAAAGAAACCAAAACAGAATATTATGCAGCAGAAATGGGGATTAGTGAAAAACGTTTAAATCAGATCTTAAAATCAAAACTAAATGTTACAGCCAAACAAATTATTCAGCAACGTCAAATTACAGAAGCTAAACGCCGATTAGTAAAAAGCGAAATTACCATTAAAGAGTTGGCCTATGTATTAGGGTTCGATTCTATAAGTAGTTTTTCTAGATTCTTTAAAAAGTTTGTAAAAGTAAACCCTTCACAATACAGAATTGAACATACATAA
- a CDS encoding tRNA dihydrouridine synthase, whose protein sequence is MSITLLSSPLQGFTDFRFRNAFHQYFGGIDTYYAPYIRLNGKLIIKNNYKRDLDPAHNTVPHLIPQVMTNDPDEFLFVIKYVQSLGYTELNWNLGCPYPMVTKQGMGSGMICNPEKIDAVLHQAHNESDITISMKMRMGYNEPTEILDVFPVLEKYPIKNVAIHARIGKQLYKGGTDLDAFQNCVTKSPHTLYYNGDITSVAAYRSLQERFPSITHWMIGRGLIADPFLPQMIRNNTTEYPENRWQTFKDFHDTIYSQYDEALSGPMPIKMKMLGFWEYFSQSFNDPKKVYKAIKKNGNPRNYKATVAEIFAKQR, encoded by the coding sequence ATGTCCATCACGCTTTTATCATCGCCTTTACAAGGCTTTACAGATTTTCGCTTTCGTAATGCATTTCATCAGTATTTTGGCGGGATAGATACATATTATGCGCCATATATTAGACTGAATGGAAAACTTATAATTAAAAATAACTATAAGCGCGATTTAGATCCGGCACATAATACTGTACCACATTTAATCCCGCAGGTTATGACTAACGATCCTGACGAGTTTCTCTTTGTTATAAAATATGTACAATCGCTAGGATATACAGAATTGAATTGGAATTTAGGGTGTCCATACCCAATGGTTACCAAGCAAGGTATGGGATCAGGAATGATATGTAATCCTGAAAAAATAGATGCAGTTTTACACCAAGCTCATAACGAAAGTGATATTACCATTTCTATGAAAATGCGTATGGGTTATAATGAGCCTACAGAAATTTTAGATGTATTTCCTGTTCTTGAAAAATATCCTATTAAAAATGTAGCCATACATGCACGTATAGGGAAACAATTGTATAAAGGTGGAACCGATCTAGATGCATTTCAAAATTGTGTTACTAAAAGTCCGCATACACTTTACTATAATGGAGATATTACTAGCGTTGCAGCCTATCGTAGTTTACAAGAGCGTTTTCCGAGTATAACACACTGGATGATAGGAAGGGGATTAATAGCCGACCCCTTTTTACCACAAATGATTAGAAATAATACGACCGAATATCCAGAAAATAGATGGCAAACTTTTAAAGATTTTCACGATACTATTTATAGTCAGTACGACGAGGCTTTATCTGGACCAATGCCTATAAAAATGAAAATGTTAGGTTTTTGGGAGTATTTTTCTCAAAGTTTTAATGATCCTAAAAAAGTCTATAAAGCCATTAAAAAAAATGGTAATCCGAGAAATTATAAAGCTACAGTTGCAGAGATTTTTGCTAAACAAAGATAA
- a CDS encoding winged helix-turn-helix transcriptional regulator — MKKSYCPIDTFINTVKGKRKGTIILHLYQGDKRYSELVRLLPDISERMLSKQLKELETDGLIKRTVFPEVPLRVEYSLTTLGKQIRPVLKEMYKGGMLFEATIEN, encoded by the coding sequence ATGAAAAAAAGTTATTGTCCTATAGATACATTTATAAATACAGTAAAGGGAAAACGCAAAGGGACTATAATTTTGCATTTATATCAAGGTGATAAAAGGTATAGTGAATTAGTACGTTTACTTCCCGATATTAGTGAGCGCATGCTCTCTAAACAGCTCAAAGAACTTGAGACAGATGGATTAATTAAACGGACTGTGTTTCCTGAAGTGCCTCTACGTGTTGAGTATAGTTTAACAACTCTAGGAAAACAAATTCGTCCAGTATTAAAAGAAATGTATAAAGGAGGCATGCTCTTTGAAGCGACCATCGAGAATTAA